One Oryza brachyantha chromosome 3, ObraRS2, whole genome shotgun sequence DNA segment encodes these proteins:
- the LOC102722283 gene encoding transcription factor PHYTOCHROME INTERACTING FACTOR-LIKE 13-like isoform X3 produces MAIRSSTDNELVELLWHNGGVVAQAQAHPRVVSSGRCRSVSGLTGEETAAWFPDTMDDALEKDLYTQLWHSVAASPDGDAFRGAGPSSHHPPPDMAPPAGPPLRSGIGSSWPGDICSTFCGSNNIPETPAGRREAGAALPPERPRGASTHDGAGTSSSGGSGSNFAGSGLPSESASAHKRKARGREDSDSRSEDAECEATEETKSSSRRYGSKRRTRAAEVHNLSERRRRDRINEKMRALQELIPHCNKTDKASILDEAIEYLKSLQMQVQIMWMTTGMAPMMFPGAHQFMAPMAVGMNSACMPAAQGLSQMSRLPYMNHSLPNHIPLNSSPAMNPMNVANQMQNIQLREASNPFLHPDGWQTAPPQVSGPYPSGPQVAQQNQIPKVPASTVLPNSGAEQPPTSDGL; encoded by the exons ATGGCGATCCGCAGCAGCACGGACAACGAGCTGGTGGAGCTGCTATGGCACAACGGGGGCGTCGtcgcgcaggcgcaggcgcaTCCGAGGGTCGTCTCCTCCGGCCGCTGCCGGAGCGTcagcgggctcaccggcgagGAGACCGCCGCGTGGTTCCCGGACACCATGGACGACGCGCTGGAGAAGGACCTGTACACGCAGCTCTGGCACAGCGTCGCCGCGTCCCCGGACGGCGACGCGTTCCGGGGCGCCGGGCCCAGCTCTCACCACCCTCCGCCGGACATGGCGCCCCCGGCGGGGCCGCCGTTGAGGAGCGGCATCGGGTCGAGCTGGCCCGGCGACATCTGCTCGACCTTCTGCGGCAGCAACAATATCCCGGAGACGCCGGCGGGGCGCAGGGAGGCCGGCGCGGCATTGCCGCCGGAGCGGCCGCGCGGGGCCAGCAcgcacgacggcgccggcacgtcgtcgtcgggcgGGTCCGGGAGCAACTTCGCCGGCTCCGGGCTGCCGAGCGAGAGCGCCAGCGCGCACAAGAGGAAAGCGAGGGGCAGGGAAGATTCAGACAGCCGCAGTGAG GATGCTGAATGTGAGGCAACTGAAGAGACCAAATCATCGTCGCGGCGATATGGATCGAAGCGGAGGACTCGTGCAGCTGAAGTTCATAATCTGTCAGAGAGG AGAAGAAGGGATCGGATCAACGAGAAGATGCGCGCATTGCAAGAACTCATACCTCATTGCAACAAG aCCGACAAGGCATCTATATTAGATGAAGCAATCGAGTATCTGAAGTCACTCCAAATGCAAGTTCAG ATCATGTGGATGACTACCGGGATGGCGCCGATGATGTTTCCTGGTGCTCACCAGTTCATGGCACCAATGGCCGTGGGTATGAATTCAGCGTGCATGCCTGCAGCACAGGGCCTAAGTCAGATGTCAAGATTGCCATACATGAACCATTCCCTGCCAAATCACATCCCTCTAAATTCATCTCCAGCTATGAACCCGATGAATGTTGCAAACCAGATGCAAAACATTCAACTGAGAGAGGCAAGCAATCCCTTCCTTCACCCAGATGGCTGGCAAACAGCACCACCACAG GTATCAGGACCATATCCTTCCGGACCTCAAGTAGCACAGCAAAACCAGATACCGAAAGTGCCAGCTAGCACTGTTCTGCCTAATTCTGGGGCTGAACAACCACCAACCTCTGATGGACTTTAG
- the LOC102722283 gene encoding transcription factor PHYTOCHROME INTERACTING FACTOR-LIKE 13-like isoform X1, with amino-acid sequence MDGNARSAANQTKQIVSTDNELVELLWHNGGVVAQAQAHPRVVSSGRCRSVSGLTGEETAAWFPDTMDDALEKDLYTQLWHSVAASPDGDAFRGAGPSSHHPPPDMAPPAGPPLRSGIGSSWPGDICSTFCGSNNIPETPAGRREAGAALPPERPRGASTHDGAGTSSSGGSGSNFAGSGLPSESASAHKRKARGREDSDSRSEDAECEATEETKSSSRRYGSKRRTRAAEVHNLSERRRRDRINEKMRALQELIPHCNKTDKASILDEAIEYLKSLQMQVQIMWMTTGMAPMMFPGAHQFMAPMAVGMNSACMPAAQGLSQMSRLPYMNHSLPNHIPLNSSPAMNPMNVANQMQNIQLREASNPFLHPDGWQTAPPQVSGPYPSGPQVAQQNQIPKVPASTVLPNSGAEQPPTSDGL; translated from the exons ATGGATGGCAATGCGAGATCGGCGGCGAATCAGACGAAGCAAATAGT CAGCACGGACAACGAGCTGGTGGAGCTGCTATGGCACAACGGGGGCGTCGtcgcgcaggcgcaggcgcaTCCGAGGGTCGTCTCCTCCGGCCGCTGCCGGAGCGTcagcgggctcaccggcgagGAGACCGCCGCGTGGTTCCCGGACACCATGGACGACGCGCTGGAGAAGGACCTGTACACGCAGCTCTGGCACAGCGTCGCCGCGTCCCCGGACGGCGACGCGTTCCGGGGCGCCGGGCCCAGCTCTCACCACCCTCCGCCGGACATGGCGCCCCCGGCGGGGCCGCCGTTGAGGAGCGGCATCGGGTCGAGCTGGCCCGGCGACATCTGCTCGACCTTCTGCGGCAGCAACAATATCCCGGAGACGCCGGCGGGGCGCAGGGAGGCCGGCGCGGCATTGCCGCCGGAGCGGCCGCGCGGGGCCAGCAcgcacgacggcgccggcacgtcgtcgtcgggcgGGTCCGGGAGCAACTTCGCCGGCTCCGGGCTGCCGAGCGAGAGCGCCAGCGCGCACAAGAGGAAAGCGAGGGGCAGGGAAGATTCAGACAGCCGCAGTGAG GATGCTGAATGTGAGGCAACTGAAGAGACCAAATCATCGTCGCGGCGATATGGATCGAAGCGGAGGACTCGTGCAGCTGAAGTTCATAATCTGTCAGAGAGG AGAAGAAGGGATCGGATCAACGAGAAGATGCGCGCATTGCAAGAACTCATACCTCATTGCAACAAG aCCGACAAGGCATCTATATTAGATGAAGCAATCGAGTATCTGAAGTCACTCCAAATGCAAGTTCAG ATCATGTGGATGACTACCGGGATGGCGCCGATGATGTTTCCTGGTGCTCACCAGTTCATGGCACCAATGGCCGTGGGTATGAATTCAGCGTGCATGCCTGCAGCACAGGGCCTAAGTCAGATGTCAAGATTGCCATACATGAACCATTCCCTGCCAAATCACATCCCTCTAAATTCATCTCCAGCTATGAACCCGATGAATGTTGCAAACCAGATGCAAAACATTCAACTGAGAGAGGCAAGCAATCCCTTCCTTCACCCAGATGGCTGGCAAACAGCACCACCACAG GTATCAGGACCATATCCTTCCGGACCTCAAGTAGCACAGCAAAACCAGATACCGAAAGTGCCAGCTAGCACTGTTCTGCCTAATTCTGGGGCTGAACAACCACCAACCTCTGATGGACTTTAG
- the LOC102722283 gene encoding transcription factor PHYTOCHROME INTERACTING FACTOR-LIKE 13-like isoform X2: protein MDGNARSAANQTKQIVTDNELVELLWHNGGVVAQAQAHPRVVSSGRCRSVSGLTGEETAAWFPDTMDDALEKDLYTQLWHSVAASPDGDAFRGAGPSSHHPPPDMAPPAGPPLRSGIGSSWPGDICSTFCGSNNIPETPAGRREAGAALPPERPRGASTHDGAGTSSSGGSGSNFAGSGLPSESASAHKRKARGREDSDSRSEDAECEATEETKSSSRRYGSKRRTRAAEVHNLSERRRRDRINEKMRALQELIPHCNKTDKASILDEAIEYLKSLQMQVQIMWMTTGMAPMMFPGAHQFMAPMAVGMNSACMPAAQGLSQMSRLPYMNHSLPNHIPLNSSPAMNPMNVANQMQNIQLREASNPFLHPDGWQTAPPQVSGPYPSGPQVAQQNQIPKVPASTVLPNSGAEQPPTSDGL, encoded by the exons ATGGATGGCAATGCGAGATCGGCGGCGAATCAGACGAAGCAAATAGT CACGGACAACGAGCTGGTGGAGCTGCTATGGCACAACGGGGGCGTCGtcgcgcaggcgcaggcgcaTCCGAGGGTCGTCTCCTCCGGCCGCTGCCGGAGCGTcagcgggctcaccggcgagGAGACCGCCGCGTGGTTCCCGGACACCATGGACGACGCGCTGGAGAAGGACCTGTACACGCAGCTCTGGCACAGCGTCGCCGCGTCCCCGGACGGCGACGCGTTCCGGGGCGCCGGGCCCAGCTCTCACCACCCTCCGCCGGACATGGCGCCCCCGGCGGGGCCGCCGTTGAGGAGCGGCATCGGGTCGAGCTGGCCCGGCGACATCTGCTCGACCTTCTGCGGCAGCAACAATATCCCGGAGACGCCGGCGGGGCGCAGGGAGGCCGGCGCGGCATTGCCGCCGGAGCGGCCGCGCGGGGCCAGCAcgcacgacggcgccggcacgtcgtcgtcgggcgGGTCCGGGAGCAACTTCGCCGGCTCCGGGCTGCCGAGCGAGAGCGCCAGCGCGCACAAGAGGAAAGCGAGGGGCAGGGAAGATTCAGACAGCCGCAGTGAG GATGCTGAATGTGAGGCAACTGAAGAGACCAAATCATCGTCGCGGCGATATGGATCGAAGCGGAGGACTCGTGCAGCTGAAGTTCATAATCTGTCAGAGAGG AGAAGAAGGGATCGGATCAACGAGAAGATGCGCGCATTGCAAGAACTCATACCTCATTGCAACAAG aCCGACAAGGCATCTATATTAGATGAAGCAATCGAGTATCTGAAGTCACTCCAAATGCAAGTTCAG ATCATGTGGATGACTACCGGGATGGCGCCGATGATGTTTCCTGGTGCTCACCAGTTCATGGCACCAATGGCCGTGGGTATGAATTCAGCGTGCATGCCTGCAGCACAGGGCCTAAGTCAGATGTCAAGATTGCCATACATGAACCATTCCCTGCCAAATCACATCCCTCTAAATTCATCTCCAGCTATGAACCCGATGAATGTTGCAAACCAGATGCAAAACATTCAACTGAGAGAGGCAAGCAATCCCTTCCTTCACCCAGATGGCTGGCAAACAGCACCACCACAG GTATCAGGACCATATCCTTCCGGACCTCAAGTAGCACAGCAAAACCAGATACCGAAAGTGCCAGCTAGCACTGTTCTGCCTAATTCTGGGGCTGAACAACCACCAACCTCTGATGGACTTTAG
- the LOC107303942 gene encoding uncharacterized protein LOC107303942, whose translation MLAAAAVAEAEKRESDVSIHSCKSKLAIPRADIYPTPRRSDNDAERAAASSPPPHPHRNCRNRATPPPPSSPRQESKRKQQPTGLVTSDSDDREYALRYMYSPLLPKAAAFRCDARQRAAAAAPVSSVHCSFVQVGS comes from the exons AtgcttgcagcagcagcagtagcagaaGCTGAGAAGCGGGAGAGTGATGTATCCATCCATTCCTGCAAATCCAAGTTGGCAATTCCGAGGGCCGACATATATCCCACTCCAAGGAGATCCGACAACGATGCCGAGCGAGCAGCTgcatcctctcctccccctcaccCTCATCGGAACTGCAGAAATCGCgcgactcctcctcctccatcatcTCCCCGGCAAGAATCCAAACGCAAGCAGCAGCCCACGGGCCTTGTTACTTCTGATTCTGACGACCGCGAGTACGCTTTGCGATATATGTACTCGCCTCTGCTGCCTAAAGCTGCCGCCTTTCGCTGCGACGCGAGGcagagagcagcagcagcagctccagTCAGTAGTGTTCACTGTTCATTTGTTCAG GTTGGGAgctag